From Fibrobacter sp. UWEL, a single genomic window includes:
- a CDS encoding GGDEF domain-containing protein, translated as MVQEKMDAFLRKQNTLEDVFFWVTLGLVGLASFLSAVSSVIERLQGSTVSFCVCCFLCVVLLGIIAKKTKKIASCYVVLCLIMCGVILPLQFFMYGALNSSIIIYFFGSVFLCSLHEKKSVRFLLVSFAILSGEASFVMSWLYPEWVTHIDVQTTFVDYCLTFLVLSICLAATVSYLLKLYALNQRGREMLVAKLQYLAEKDPLTDLYNRRHFIDYLTDTVWPDRKEGYYVFMYDIDNFKKINDTYGHPFGDVVLRGVSAVGHRIEDLQKGERAVRYGGEEFIQLIRANSIEMAFAKAEYIRTQVNGLTYDDKPEMRISISGGLVNCADPAFSGQNKMLSGVDALLYKAKANGKNQICME; from the coding sequence ATGGTTCAAGAGAAAATGGATGCATTCCTGCGTAAGCAAAATACGTTGGAAGATGTCTTCTTTTGGGTGACGTTGGGCTTGGTTGGCTTGGCATCCTTTTTGTCTGCTGTATCTTCTGTCATTGAAAGACTGCAGGGTTCAACCGTTTCTTTTTGTGTTTGCTGTTTCTTGTGCGTTGTTCTTTTGGGCATTATTGCCAAGAAAACGAAAAAGATTGCGTCATGCTATGTGGTGTTGTGCCTTATAATGTGTGGCGTGATTTTGCCTCTTCAGTTCTTCATGTACGGGGCTTTGAACAGCAGTATTATCATTTATTTCTTTGGCTCTGTATTCCTCTGTTCCCTTCACGAGAAAAAGTCCGTACGTTTCTTGTTAGTGTCGTTTGCCATCTTGTCGGGGGAGGCTTCCTTTGTGATGTCTTGGCTGTATCCGGAGTGGGTGACTCATATTGATGTACAGACAACTTTTGTGGATTATTGCTTGACGTTCCTTGTTCTTTCCATCTGCTTGGCTGCCACGGTTTCCTATTTGCTTAAACTTTATGCATTGAACCAGAGAGGTCGTGAAATGTTGGTGGCGAAGTTGCAGTATCTTGCGGAAAAAGACCCTCTTACGGATTTGTATAATCGTAGACATTTCATTGATTATCTAACCGATACTGTTTGGCCGGACCGTAAAGAAGGCTATTACGTATTCATGTACGATATCGATAATTTCAAGAAAATTAATGATACCTATGGACATCCTTTTGGGGATGTAGTCCTTCGTGGGGTGTCCGCTGTTGGACATCGTATTGAGGATCTCCAGAAGGGGGAACGTGCGGTACGTTATGGTGGGGAGGAATTCATCCAGCTCATTCGTGCTAACTCCATAGAAATGGCGTTTGCCAAGGCGGAGTATATACGTACTCAGGTGAATGGACTGACTTATGACGATAAGCCGGAAATGAGAATTTCTATCAGTGGCGGTTTGGTGAACTGTGCTGATCCAGCTTTTTCTGGACAGAACAAGATGTTAAGTGGTGTTGATGCCCTGCTTTACAAGGCGAAAGCCAACGGCAAGAATCAGATTTGCATGGAGTAA
- a CDS encoding 3-isopropylmalate dehydratase small subunit 2 — protein MNSIDIVKGSGVPVRGNDIDTDRIIPARFLKCVTFEGLGANAFADDIAGLEAQGKVHPFRDPAYKNGTILVSNQNFGCGSSREHAPQALKRWGIKAIIAESYSEIFFGNCVALGVPCYKVDHATADKILAWIEANPSKELETSTDKCTLKLGDETIALTLADGPRGQFLDGSWNARSALQANADKVQELASKLPYMNFLK, from the coding sequence ATGAATTCTATTGACATCGTTAAAGGTTCCGGCGTTCCTGTTCGCGGTAACGACATCGATACCGACCGTATCATTCCGGCTCGCTTCCTCAAGTGCGTGACCTTCGAAGGTCTTGGCGCAAACGCTTTCGCCGACGACATCGCCGGCCTCGAAGCCCAGGGCAAGGTTCACCCCTTCCGTGACCCGGCCTACAAGAACGGCACCATCCTGGTTTCCAACCAGAACTTCGGTTGCGGTTCCAGCCGTGAACACGCTCCCCAGGCTCTGAAGCGTTGGGGCATCAAGGCTATCATCGCTGAAAGCTACTCCGAAATCTTCTTCGGCAACTGCGTCGCCCTGGGCGTTCCCTGCTACAAGGTAGACCACGCTACCGCCGACAAGATTCTCGCATGGATCGAAGCAAACCCCTCCAAGGAATTGGAAACCAGCACCGACAAGTGCACCCTGAAGCTGGGCGACGAAACCATCGCCCTCACTCTGGCAGATGGTCCTCGCGGTCAGTTCCTGGACGGTTCCTGGAATGCTCGCTCCGCCCTTCAGGCTAACGCCGACAAGGTGCAGGAACTTGCCTCCAAGCTCCCGTACATGAACTTCCTTAAGTAA
- the leuC gene encoding 3-isopropylmalate dehydratase large subunit, whose amino-acid sequence MGKSLYQKIFESHTVAKLPSGQCQLFIGLHLCHEVTSPQAFASLREDGTKVLFPERTFATVDHIIPTTFPERNRPLQDGISEEMFSHIEKNTESNGIKFFGPKTCEQGVIHIVGPEEGVTQPGMTVACGDSHTATHGAFGAIAFGIGTSQVADVLATQTLAMSPLKTRRINFTGTLKAGVTAKDVALAYIAKLGVNGGVGYAYEFAGPVIEAMSMEGRMTICNMAIEGGARVGYCNPDEKTFEFLKGKPYAPKADKWDEAVAYWKSVATDADAQFDDEIEINCDNLEPMVTWGITPAQAIQLNDNMPKISEFEGSEKKVISEAYEYMGWEEGGKMIGTPIDIAFVGSCTNGRLSDLQAAAEIIKGHKVADTVKMWVVPGSMKIKVEAEALGLDKIFKEAGAEWREAGCSLCLAMNPDKLKGRQVSASSSNRNFKGRQGSPTGRTILMSPAMVAAAAIEGKVTDVRKYIK is encoded by the coding sequence ATGGGAAAATCATTATACCAGAAAATCTTCGAAAGCCACACTGTTGCTAAGCTTCCCAGCGGCCAGTGCCAGCTTTTCATCGGTCTCCACCTCTGCCACGAAGTGACCAGCCCCCAGGCTTTCGCATCTCTCCGTGAAGATGGCACCAAGGTTCTGTTCCCCGAACGCACCTTCGCTACCGTTGACCACATTATTCCCACCACTTTCCCGGAACGTAACCGCCCCCTTCAGGACGGCATTTCCGAAGAAATGTTCTCCCATATCGAAAAGAACACCGAATCCAACGGCATCAAGTTCTTTGGCCCCAAGACCTGCGAACAGGGCGTGATCCACATCGTTGGCCCGGAAGAAGGCGTGACCCAGCCGGGTATGACCGTCGCTTGCGGTGACTCCCATACAGCAACCCACGGTGCATTCGGTGCAATCGCATTTGGTATCGGCACCAGCCAGGTGGCAGACGTTCTCGCTACCCAGACTTTGGCCATGAGCCCCCTCAAGACCCGCCGCATCAACTTCACCGGCACCTTGAAGGCTGGCGTTACCGCTAAGGACGTTGCCCTCGCCTACATCGCCAAGCTTGGCGTGAACGGTGGCGTTGGCTACGCATACGAATTTGCAGGCCCGGTTATCGAAGCTATGAGCATGGAAGGCCGTATGACCATCTGTAACATGGCTATCGAAGGCGGTGCACGCGTTGGTTACTGCAACCCCGACGAAAAGACCTTCGAATTCCTGAAGGGCAAGCCCTACGCTCCCAAGGCAGACAAGTGGGATGAAGCAGTCGCTTACTGGAAGTCCGTCGCTACCGACGCCGACGCACAGTTCGACGACGAAATCGAAATCAACTGCGACAACCTGGAACCCATGGTGACCTGGGGTATCACTCCGGCACAGGCAATCCAGCTCAACGACAACATGCCGAAGATTTCTGAATTCGAAGGCTCCGAAAAGAAGGTCATCTCCGAAGCTTATGAATACATGGGCTGGGAAGAAGGTGGCAAGATGATCGGCACCCCCATCGATATCGCCTTCGTTGGTTCCTGCACCAACGGTCGTTTGTCCGACCTCCAGGCCGCAGCAGAAATCATCAAGGGCCACAAGGTTGCCGACACCGTCAAGATGTGGGTCGTTCCTGGTTCCATGAAGATCAAGGTGGAAGCAGAAGCTCTCGGTCTTGACAAGATCTTCAAGGAAGCTGGTGCAGAATGGCGCGAAGCCGGCTGCTCCCTCTGCCTTGCCATGAACCCGGATAAGCTGAAGGGCCGCCAGGTAAGTGCATCTTCCAGCAACCGTAACTTCAAGGGCCGTCAGGGCTCCCCCACTGGCCGTACCATTTTGATGAGCCCCGCCATGGTTGCAGCAGCTGCAATCGAAGGCAAGGTCACCGACGTCCGCAAGTACATCAAGTAA
- a CDS encoding single-stranded DNA-binding protein, translating into MAYLNKVMLIGNVGKDPVISAGATGRKRVSFSLATSRRYRDNNGEQKEQTDWHNIVGWGKVADTMEQLGVKKGTTLYVEGSLTNRSWTDQSGQKRYSTEVSLDTFQLLSSRSSNGGQSGSFNQAGNSYSQSNNFNQQSSAPAYDAPMPEEEDGLPF; encoded by the coding sequence ATGGCATATTTAAATAAAGTGATGCTCATTGGTAACGTAGGTAAGGATCCTGTCATTAGCGCAGGCGCAACTGGTCGCAAGCGCGTATCCTTCTCTCTGGCCACCTCCCGTCGCTACCGCGACAATAACGGCGAACAGAAGGAACAGACCGACTGGCACAACATCGTCGGTTGGGGCAAGGTTGCCGACACTATGGAACAGCTGGGCGTCAAGAAGGGTACCACCCTCTATGTGGAAGGTTCCCTCACCAACCGTAGCTGGACCGACCAGAGCGGTCAGAAGCGTTACTCTACCGAAGTGAGCCTGGATACTTTCCAGCTTCTCTCCAGCCGTAGCTCCAACGGCGGCCAGAGCGGCAGCTTCAACCAGGCAGGCAACAGCTACAGCCAGTCCAACAACTTTAACCAGCAGAGTTCCGCTCCGGCATACGACGCTCCCATGCCGGAAGAAGAAGACGGCCTTCCGTTCTAA
- a CDS encoding T9SS type A sorting domain-containing protein — protein sequence MFSKFLKDYKPNSNFALITAATMMALLILCGTATAATPNFAMTGYATLEGGTTGGNGGKIVEVSNFAEFKQYAEDLETPYVIIVKGEINTGIKTFIDENGHVATSGTETTYGELVQVGNNKTIIGKGTSAFLNRVGLMIQNKHNIIIRNIKFTMSDVPISKTDENKVIAFRNGAEVILNDPDCIAISADSAITVWADKKKQASHNIWIDHCEFYNAYTSNKDRYDGLLDAKNNIYNATFSWNYFHNHHKASLIGNSNSDSLRHEITIHHNFYKDLDARTPMMRHTKIHLYNNYVLGQGTGNGPNVRYGSDDYFENNHYAGLSKAIFVGDNGVATIVGNYYEGCANFQSSGCNSKKMKISVNPGTTLTSKDTAWVTYDTEIPKGTFNPKSIYSYTADPVSDVKSLVTNYSGIGKIDISEYEKGTKIDPVIVSSSSSQPVVESSSSIETEPVVESSSSAVEEPAVESSSSVAEEPASSSSEEPQHLTTSSVEYTISPTTKVQIFSVTGKLIRQGFHSEQAQLKAGLPQGTYLMRIQNKTTRFNVK from the coding sequence ATGTTCTCAAAATTTCTTAAAGACTACAAGCCGAATTCAAATTTCGCTTTAATCACAGCCGCAACCATGATGGCCCTACTGATTTTATGCGGAACAGCAACGGCAGCAACCCCGAACTTCGCCATGACCGGTTACGCCACCTTGGAAGGGGGCACCACCGGTGGCAATGGCGGTAAAATCGTCGAAGTATCCAACTTTGCCGAGTTCAAGCAGTACGCCGAAGACCTGGAAACCCCTTACGTCATTATCGTGAAGGGCGAAATCAACACCGGCATCAAGACTTTCATTGACGAAAACGGTCATGTAGCCACTTCCGGCACCGAAACCACCTACGGCGAACTGGTCCAGGTCGGTAACAACAAGACCATCATTGGTAAGGGAACATCCGCATTCTTGAACCGCGTTGGCCTAATGATCCAGAATAAGCACAACATCATTATTCGCAATATCAAGTTCACCATGAGCGACGTGCCCATTAGCAAGACCGACGAAAACAAGGTCATTGCATTCCGTAACGGAGCCGAAGTCATCCTGAACGACCCCGACTGCATCGCCATTTCCGCAGACTCCGCCATCACCGTTTGGGCCGACAAGAAAAAGCAGGCCAGTCACAACATTTGGATTGACCATTGCGAATTCTATAACGCCTACACCAGCAACAAGGACCGCTACGACGGTCTTCTGGACGCAAAGAACAACATCTACAACGCAACCTTCAGCTGGAACTACTTCCACAACCATCACAAAGCCAGCCTGATCGGCAATAGCAACAGCGACAGCCTCCGTCACGAAATCACCATCCACCACAACTTCTACAAGGATCTGGATGCCCGCACCCCCATGATGCGCCACACCAAGATTCACCTCTACAACAATTACGTTCTGGGACAGGGAACTGGCAACGGTCCCAACGTCCGTTACGGTTCCGACGACTACTTCGAAAACAACCACTACGCAGGCCTCAGCAAGGCAATCTTTGTCGGGGACAACGGCGTTGCAACTATCGTAGGCAACTACTACGAAGGCTGTGCCAACTTCCAGAGCAGCGGTTGCAACAGCAAGAAGATGAAGATTTCCGTAAACCCCGGCACCACCCTTACTTCCAAGGACACCGCATGGGTCACCTACGACACCGAAATTCCTAAGGGAACCTTCAACCCCAAGAGCATTTACAGCTACACCGCAGACCCTGTTAGCGACGTTAAGAGCCTGGTCACCAATTATTCCGGCATCGGAAAAATCGACATTAGCGAATACGAAAAAGGAACCAAGATCGATCCAGTCATCGTAAGCTCCAGTTCCAGCCAACCCGTCGTGGAATCAAGCTCTAGTATTGAAACAGAACCCGTGGTAGAATCCAGCTCTAGCGCTGTTGAAGAACCGGCTGTTGAATCCAGTTCCAGCGTTGCAGAAGAACCCGCATCAAGCAGTTCCGAAGAACCCCAGCACTTGACAACCAGCAGCGTCGAATACACAATCTCCCCCACCACCAAGGTCCAGATTTTCTCCGTGACAGGCAAGTTGATTCGTCAAGGATTCCACAGCGAACAAGCACAGCTCAAGGCAGGCCTCCCCCAGGGCACATACCTCATGCGAATCCAGAACAAAACAACTCGATTCAACGTAAAGTAG
- a CDS encoding DUF4859 domain-containing protein: protein MTNVFSKVFVTLGSIGLIASAANANVSGFVKDVSKAGVSGVSVSLLSSGATAVTDANGYFSIETEYAETLGLRSSVSGLSFERGFLHFSVARIASVQVSTYGMLGQNVFRSHRQMMNAGAHSINAIPENANPGVYLVKISVDHSEYTYKVNYKGVNHSSVSVEMTGLRKVLASVDSLVLQYGGGTLNDKVPVLDDDASVGDVIISRKVVSGSAKTGTSVNVTLQGSLGENVVLTSSAVGDKYEVASNWMILKENRSWNISASADGATAATRANVEDNVQNITLNLVAASLSSSSSVIPSVVEVSSSSAAVETKYLNYSATLEISSTDYSYVTVDLGASQVASALGISTSQLSSVSYFAVNPDGSANSTASTANDPGHWFDVSGNVTTYDNGSVIYSELDLSSMKANVGQYPAALSAGDYTIKQGVSYGNKSVVFTITLNMKNAAVSSSSSSAKSSSSSAKSSSSSAKSSSSSVKSSSSVAQITMASLATSNPEIYKFVNWQWDYRLSSNGIVSGSDGTYDDYRTENSSGLTFEHIINGKGTLKYCIVWEKKSALSKSKRDQIRQMINDITHAWTQYLTGFEGWPYDNVNVVATGWAVYDASYIQDKQSDENVYTSTKTDGMVGSYYTLNFGGSVQPYCPDGTYDEIFQVVDGYTEYSTNMWGFAGGGLWVAAEHVESMLGEGIPHIVAHESGHNFGLPDYYESWDFPDANYSSPKAGDASGGGITANTSYSGVARTMVMNSGSSSTVTEYDYWLLRKFWYETKHKYGY, encoded by the coding sequence ATGACAAATGTATTCTCAAAAGTGTTTGTAACACTGGGATCTATTGGCCTGATTGCATCAGCAGCCAATGCAAATGTATCTGGTTTTGTGAAGGATGTTTCCAAGGCTGGTGTAAGTGGTGTTTCTGTTAGCCTGCTTTCAAGTGGAGCGACTGCGGTTACGGATGCAAATGGATACTTCTCCATTGAAACTGAATATGCAGAAACCTTGGGTTTGAGATCATCTGTTTCCGGTCTTTCTTTTGAAAGAGGCTTCCTGCATTTTTCCGTAGCAAGAATTGCGTCTGTGCAGGTCTCTACTTATGGCATGCTGGGACAGAATGTCTTCCGCAGCCACCGTCAGATGATGAATGCGGGTGCTCATTCCATAAATGCAATTCCCGAGAATGCAAATCCTGGCGTTTATCTGGTTAAGATCAGTGTTGATCATTCCGAATATACCTACAAGGTTAACTACAAGGGTGTAAATCACAGCTCCGTTTCTGTTGAAATGACTGGTTTGCGCAAGGTCTTGGCTTCGGTTGATTCCCTAGTGCTTCAATACGGTGGTGGAACCCTGAACGATAAGGTTCCTGTATTGGACGATGACGCTTCCGTCGGGGATGTGATTATTTCTCGCAAGGTTGTGTCGGGTTCTGCAAAGACTGGTACATCTGTGAATGTGACTTTGCAGGGAAGCCTCGGTGAAAATGTTGTCTTGACTTCATCTGCGGTTGGTGACAAATATGAGGTCGCTTCCAATTGGATGATTCTTAAGGAAAATCGCAGTTGGAATATTTCTGCAAGTGCCGACGGTGCAACCGCAGCAACGCGTGCGAACGTAGAAGATAATGTTCAAAACATAACACTGAACCTTGTGGCTGCATCTTTATCTAGTTCCTCTTCTGTCATCCCGAGCGTAGTCGAGGTATCTAGTAGTTCTGCTGCTGTGGAAACCAAATATCTGAACTATTCTGCCACACTTGAAATCAGTTCAACAGATTATTCCTACGTTACCGTTGATTTGGGTGCGTCTCAAGTTGCCTCCGCTCTGGGTATAAGCACTTCTCAATTGTCCAGTGTTTCGTACTTCGCTGTAAATCCGGACGGCTCTGCAAATAGCACAGCCTCTACCGCAAACGATCCTGGTCATTGGTTCGACGTTAGTGGTAATGTAACAACTTATGACAATGGATCCGTTATATATTCGGAGCTGGACCTTTCTTCCATGAAGGCAAACGTGGGCCAGTACCCCGCTGCACTTTCTGCTGGTGATTATACAATTAAGCAGGGCGTGAGCTACGGGAATAAATCCGTTGTGTTCACCATTACCTTGAACATGAAGAACGCTGCTGTATCAAGTAGTTCCTCCAGCGCAAAGTCAAGTTCCTCTAGCGCAAAGTCTAGCTCCTCCAGTGCAAAATCAAGTAGCTCTAGCGTTAAGTCCAGTTCCTCGGTTGCGCAAATCACCATGGCAAGCTTGGCCACAAGCAATCCTGAGATTTACAAGTTCGTGAACTGGCAGTGGGATTATCGTTTAAGCAGTAATGGGATTGTTAGCGGTAGCGATGGAACTTACGATGACTACCGTACGGAAAATAGCTCCGGCCTTACCTTCGAACACATTATCAATGGTAAGGGAACTTTGAAATATTGCATTGTGTGGGAAAAGAAATCTGCACTGTCCAAGTCTAAACGCGATCAGATTCGTCAGATGATTAACGATATTACTCATGCGTGGACCCAGTATCTGACGGGCTTTGAGGGCTGGCCTTATGACAATGTGAATGTGGTTGCCACAGGCTGGGCTGTATATGATGCTAGTTACATTCAGGATAAGCAGTCTGATGAAAACGTCTATACGTCTACAAAGACGGACGGAATGGTGGGCTCGTACTATACCTTGAATTTTGGAGGTAGCGTTCAGCCTTATTGCCCTGACGGAACTTACGATGAAATATTCCAGGTGGTTGATGGCTATACTGAATACAGCACCAATATGTGGGGCTTTGCCGGCGGTGGCCTCTGGGTTGCCGCAGAACATGTGGAAAGTATGCTTGGCGAAGGCATTCCTCATATTGTTGCTCACGAATCGGGTCACAACTTCGGCCTGCCGGACTATTACGAGTCTTGGGATTTCCCCGACGCAAATTACTCCTCTCCCAAGGCTGGCGATGCTTCCGGCGGTGGCATCACTGCAAATACGAGTTACTCCGGCGTTGCAAGGACTATGGTAATGAACTCCGGCTCATCTAGTACTGTAACTGAATATGACTACTGGTTATTGAGAAAGTTCTGGTACGAAACAAAGCACAAATACGGATATTAA
- the rplU gene encoding 50S ribosomal protein L21, giving the protein MYSIVETGGFQYKVELGKTYKVPTIDAAVGSEVELKSVLLFAGKEVQIGTPVLNDASVKVEVLAHDKYDTVIVFKKKRRTRYERRNGHRQGYTEVLVTELRSGAESAVVDSQVVTRNRARVAALAKQKVQNKPLTRKEKIAQGLPKPAKVKKNSLRKAKEA; this is encoded by the coding sequence ATGTATTCTATTGTTGAAACAGGTGGTTTCCAGTATAAAGTCGAACTCGGCAAGACCTACAAGGTTCCGACCATCGACGCCGCTGTTGGTTCTGAAGTGGAACTGAAGTCCGTTCTTCTTTTCGCAGGAAAAGAAGTGCAAATCGGCACCCCTGTCCTGAATGATGCTTCCGTCAAGGTCGAAGTTCTCGCCCATGACAAGTACGATACTGTTATCGTGTTTAAGAAGAAGCGTCGTACTCGTTACGAACGTCGTAACGGTCATCGTCAGGGCTACACCGAAGTGCTCGTAACGGAACTCCGCTCCGGCGCAGAATCTGCAGTTGTAGACTCTCAAGTTGTTACCCGCAACCGCGCTCGCGTGGCTGCCCTTGCTAAGCAGAAGGTGCAGAACAAGCCCCTCACTCGCAAGGAAAAGATCGCTCAGGGCCTTCCGAAGCCTGCTAAGGTCAAGAAGAACTCTCTGCGTAAGGCTAAGGAGGCTTAA
- a CDS encoding aspartate-semialdehyde dehydrogenase, which translates to MIRNVAIMGATGAVGQELLSILEQRNFPLQNLKLLASERSVGKEYTFKGEKLKVELTCADAFKGVDLVLSSAGAAVSKEFAPIAVENGAVVVDNTSYFRMMDNVPLVVPEVNACDIPLHKAENGGCGIIANPNCTTIMMVVVLNPIEKISHIKKIRVSSYQSASGAGAVAMEELQQQYKDIIETGSTTHINKFPFQLAYNVIPQIDKMTENDYTKEEMKMYNETRKIMHSDVRTSATCVRVSSLRSHSESVWFETEKPVSVEEIRAALKNAPGVFLKDDPQNYVYPMPLESAGHDDVYVGRIRKDLADDCGNTLWLTGDQIRKGAALNAVQIAELL; encoded by the coding sequence ATGATTCGTAACGTAGCCATCATGGGCGCCACCGGTGCCGTCGGCCAGGAACTGCTTTCCATCTTGGAACAGCGCAACTTCCCTCTCCAGAACCTCAAGCTCCTCGCTTCTGAACGTAGCGTCGGTAAGGAATACACCTTCAAGGGTGAAAAGCTGAAGGTTGAACTGACCTGCGCTGATGCATTCAAGGGCGTGGACCTGGTTCTCTCCTCTGCAGGTGCAGCTGTTTCTAAGGAATTTGCTCCTATCGCTGTTGAAAACGGCGCTGTAGTTGTGGACAACACCAGCTACTTCCGTATGATGGACAATGTTCCCCTGGTCGTTCCCGAAGTGAACGCTTGCGACATTCCTCTCCACAAGGCTGAAAACGGCGGTTGCGGCATTATCGCAAACCCCAACTGCACCACCATCATGATGGTTGTGGTTCTCAACCCCATCGAAAAGATTTCCCACATCAAGAAGATCCGCGTTTCCTCTTACCAGAGTGCAAGTGGTGCAGGTGCAGTTGCTATGGAAGAACTCCAGCAGCAGTACAAGGACATCATCGAAACCGGTTCTACCACTCACATCAACAAGTTCCCCTTCCAGCTGGCATACAACGTCATTCCTCAGATCGACAAGATGACTGAAAATGACTACACCAAGGAAGAAATGAAGATGTACAACGAAACCCGCAAGATCATGCACTCTGATGTTCGCACCAGCGCTACTTGCGTACGCGTTAGCTCTCTCCGTTCTCATTCCGAATCCGTCTGGTTCGAAACTGAAAAGCCGGTTTCCGTTGAAGAAATCCGCGCAGCCCTCAAGAACGCTCCGGGCGTATTCCTGAAGGACGATCCGCAGAACTACGTCTACCCCATGCCGCTGGAAAGCGCTGGTCACGACGACGTTTACGTTGGCCGTATCCGTAAGGACCTGGCAGACGATTGCGGCAACACTCTGTGGCTTACCGGTGACCAGATCCGTAAGGGTGCTGCACTGAACGCAGTTCAGATCGCAGAGCTTTTGTAA
- a CDS encoding exo-beta-N-acetylmuramidase NamZ domain-containing protein yields MVTLALSNFEKSFPAALRGKRLGAVLHPASVCADLSYTLDLLKSYDGKLFKLSALFGPQHGIKGHTQDNMIEWEGYTDPELGIPVYSLYGEHREPTPEMLSHVDALLVDLQDVGARYYTFIWTLYLCMKACEKLGIPVVVVDRPNPINCVDEEGPVLDLNYTSFVGLHSIRTRHAKTIGELAEQFKAECFPKCELYVMHMDGYDKKMWYDQTGLPWILPSPNMPTLDTAIVYPGMCLFEATNVSEGRGTTRPFEIFGAPFIDAVKLCKYMNGLKLPGVYFRENYFQPTFHKGAGQICGGAQIHVLDRDKFRSFDMAIKLLQYIFNEYPKDFAWKQPPYEYEYHKLPIDILLGNGTFRKEFIESSI; encoded by the coding sequence ATGGTAACTCTCGCTCTTTCCAATTTCGAAAAGTCTTTCCCCGCCGCCCTTCGCGGCAAGCGCCTCGGCGCAGTCCTCCATCCGGCTTCTGTCTGTGCAGATTTAAGCTACACCTTGGATCTGTTGAAGTCCTACGACGGCAAGTTGTTTAAGTTGTCTGCATTGTTCGGCCCCCAGCATGGCATCAAGGGCCACACTCAGGACAACATGATCGAATGGGAAGGTTACACCGATCCGGAACTTGGTATTCCCGTTTATAGCCTGTACGGTGAACACCGCGAACCCACCCCGGAAATGCTTTCTCATGTGGATGCCCTTCTGGTGGACTTGCAGGACGTGGGCGCCCGTTACTACACCTTCATCTGGACTCTTTACCTTTGCATGAAGGCCTGCGAAAAGCTGGGCATTCCCGTTGTGGTTGTGGACCGTCCGAACCCCATTAACTGCGTGGACGAAGAAGGTCCGGTTCTGGATTTGAATTACACAAGCTTTGTTGGTCTCCACAGCATCCGTACCCGACATGCTAAGACCATCGGCGAACTGGCAGAACAGTTCAAGGCTGAATGCTTCCCCAAGTGCGAACTTTACGTGATGCACATGGATGGCTATGATAAGAAAATGTGGTACGATCAGACTGGCTTGCCCTGGATTTTGCCCAGCCCCAACATGCCCACCTTGGATACGGCTATTGTCTATCCGGGTATGTGCCTCTTTGAAGCCACTAACGTCAGCGAAGGCCGCGGTACCACCCGTCCCTTTGAAATCTTTGGCGCTCCCTTCATCGATGCAGTTAAGCTTTGCAAGTATATGAACGGACTGAAGCTGCCTGGCGTATACTTCCGCGAAAACTACTTCCAGCCTACCTTCCACAAGGGCGCTGGTCAGATTTGCGGCGGCGCACAGATTCACGTTCTGGATCGCGACAAGTTCCGCAGTTTCGATATGGCAATCAAGCTGCTGCAGTACATTTTCAACGAATATCCTAAGGATTTCGCCTGGAAGCAGCCGCCTTACGAATACGAATACCACAAGCTGCCCATCGACATCTTGCTTGGTAATGGAACCTTCCGTAAGGAATTCATCGAAAGCTCTATCTAG
- the rpmA gene encoding 50S ribosomal protein L27, whose translation MAHKKGQGSVRNGRDSNAKYLGVKKYAGEVVKAGNIIVRQRGSHFHKGNNVGMGKDFTLFSLVDGVVKFERLDAKRQKVSVYAEEN comes from the coding sequence ATGGCACATAAGAAAGGTCAAGGTTCTGTTCGTAACGGTCGCGACTCTAACGCCAAGTATCTTGGTGTTAAGAAGTATGCTGGTGAAGTTGTCAAGGCTGGCAACATCATCGTCCGTCAGCGTGGCTCTCACTTCCACAAGGGCAACAATGTGGGCATGGGCAAGGATTTCACCTTGTTCTCCCTCGTTGATGGCGTTGTGAAGTTTGAACGCCTCGATGCAAAGCGTCAGAAGGTCTCTGTTTACGCAGAAGAAAACTAA